In the genome of Triticum urartu cultivar G1812 chromosome 5, Tu2.1, whole genome shotgun sequence, one region contains:
- the LOC125556413 gene encoding transcription factor MYC2-like: MDELLSPYAPFFPSSPPSQVSAAEGHHHQVFELASCEVPEQWLVGDTVVPAKSEDGDCVWPAGSSSLSPDSELPGESLEASTTKRRGRKPGPRPEGPTVSHVEAERQRRDKLNRRFCDLRAAVPRVSRMDKASLLADAVAYITDLRSCVARLEEEGRQAAAARWETANASASSSRNGHSRASLHHLASDDVVEVRMVGKDAAAVRVMSSGRAPHAPARLMSALRSLELQVQHACVNRVEGVTVQDVVVDVPAALQDDDGDGVLRSALLQRLCRA, encoded by the coding sequence ATGGACGAACTTCTCTCCCCGTACGCCCCATTCTTCCCGTCATCGCCGCCTTCCCAGGTCTCCGCCGCCGAGGGGCACCACCACCAGGTCTTCGAGCTCGCCTCCTGCGAGGTCCCCGAGCAATGGCTGGTCGGCGACACCGTCGTGCCGGCCAAGAGCGAGGACGGAGATTGCGTGTGGCCTGCGGGGAGCTCCTCGCTGTCGCCGGACTCCGAGCTTCCGGGGGAGAGCCTCGAGGCATCGACGACGAAGCGGCGTGGGCGGAAGCCCGGGCCGCGGCCTGAGGGGCCCACCGTCAGCCACGTGGAGGCCGAGAGGCAGCGCCGTGACAAGCTGAATCGTCGGTTCTGCGACCTCCGCGCCGCCGTGCCCAGGGTGTCCCGCATGGACAAGGCTTCCCTCCTCGCCGACGCCGTAGCCTACATCACTGACCTGCGGTCCTGCGTCGCGCGGCTCGAGGAAGAGGGCCGGCAGGCGGCGGCCGCGAGGTGGGAGACGGCGAACGCGTCCGCTTCTTCGTCCCGAAACGGCCACTCCAGGGCCTCCCTGCATCACCTGGCCAGCGACGACGTGGTGGAGGTGCGGATGGTGGGGAAGGACGCGGCGGCTGTGCGCGTGATGAGCTCGGGACGAGCCCCGCACGCGCCGGCGCGGCTGATGAGCGCGCTCCGGTCCCTAGAGCTGCAGGTGCAGCACGCGTGCGTGAACCGCGTGGAGGGCGTGACCGTGCAGGACGTCGTTGTCGACGTGCCTGCTGCTCTACAggacgacgacggcgacggcgtCCTCCGGTCCGCGCTGCTCCAGAGGCTATGTAGAGCCTAG